One Vanessa atalanta chromosome 8, ilVanAtal1.2, whole genome shotgun sequence genomic window carries:
- the LOC125065617 gene encoding uncharacterized protein LOC125065617 isoform X1: protein MHAVGLHSALAIRRERKRRAEQQRARERRYSVQSTESGVTSPHCSTGSLERRRYKTSRATENEVVSSVGMLHLGVVFLVLGMFLVASGWLPDDVTSWSSIGSVSWFNELVWSGLFALGVGVFLIILHKYLTKSEEDALEDYVQRQLTRSRSGHRLERDAETGGMRTKGARRARATEVLPETITETYNEPSPDRAHGFVNALAINGEAMRETPLEQIVEEEVSVTSETERRLGKFNKDTYSTPSVAPSLSPGSPSDTRELLSDGRYMIMSRM, encoded by the coding sequence ATGCACGCGGTGGGCCTGCACTCTGCGCTCGCCATCCGTCGGGAGCGCAAGCGTCGCGCCGAGCAACAACGAGCACGCGAGCGTCGCTACTCCGTCCAATCGACTGAGTCGGGAGTCACCTCGCCCCATTGCTCGACTGGCAGCCTTGAACGACGAAGGTACAAGACATCACGAGCCACCGAAAATGAAGTCGTCTCCTCTGTCGGCATGCTCCATCTTGGAGTCGTATTCCTTGTCCTTGGCATGTTCTTAGTCGCTTCTGGGTGGCTTCCCGATGATGTTACATCTTGGAGCAGTATCGGATCTGTCAGCTGGTTTAACGAACTCGTATGGTCTGGTTTATTTGCCCTAGGGGTTGGAGTTTTCTTAATTATACTCCATAAGTATTTAACGAAGAGCGAGGAAGACGCTTTGGAGGATTATGTTCAACGACAGCTTACGCGTTCTCGTTCTGGGCATAGACTAGAGAGAGATGCAGAAACCGGTGGTATGAGAACAAAGGGCGCAAGACGAGCTCGCGCCACCGAAGTCCTACCGGAAACGATAACCGAAACATATAATGAGCCTTCGCCCGATAGAGCGCACGGGTTCGTTAATGCGCTCGCCATAAATGGCGAAGCAATGAGAGAAACACCTTTGGAGCAAATTGTAGAAGAAGAAGTTTCCGTTACTTCGGAAACAGAGAGGAGACTGGGAAAATTCAATAAAGATACTTACTCAACACCCTCGGTAGCTCCAAGTCTAAGTCCGGGATCTCCATCTGACACAAGGGAGCTGTTATCAGACGGACGCTATATGATCATGTCAAGAATGTGA